The sequence below is a genomic window from bacterium.
GAAGGATTCGACGATCCCGGTCGCCAGCCTGGGTCGGGCCTTCGAGGAGCTGAAGAGCCGCCCGATCCAGGCTCAGATCTACAAGATGCGGAAGACCAAGGTCGACGAGCGGGTCTATGTCACCGACGGCCAGGGCACGGTGATCTTCGATTCCGAAGGCCTCGACCAAGGAAAGAATTTCCTCCAGTGGCGCGACGTCTACCTGACCCTGCGCGGCCAGTACGGCGCCCGCACCACCCGCGACAATCCGAACAATCCGGCCAGCTCGGTGCTCCACGTCGCCGCTCCGATTCGCTATCAAGGCGAGATCGTCGGCGTCCTCACCCTGCGCAAGCCCACCGCCAGCATCAATTTCTTCCTCGGCACCGCCCGCTCCTCGATCATCCTGGCCGGCGGCATCGCGGCCCTGTCGGTGATCCTGCTCGGCGCCCTGGTCTCGGCCTGGGTGACCCGGCCCCTGCAGAAGCTGACCCGTTATGCCCGGGCGGTCGGCGAAGGCCGGCCGGCGGCCTATCCCAAGCTGGGCTCGAGCGAGATCGCCGAGATGGGCTTGGCCTACGAGGAAATGCGCGAGGCGCTGGAGGGAAAAAAATACGTCGAGGCCTACGTGCAATCGCTCACTCACGAGCTGAAGAGCCCCATCGCCGCGATCCAAGGAGCGGCCGAGATCCTGCAATCGGCGCCCGAAGCGGAGCGGGCGAAGTTCCTCGCCAACATCGGGCTGGAGTCGCAGCGAATGCAAAGGGTGGTCGAACGCTTGCTCGAGCTTTCGGGCCTTGAAGCCCGCCGGGGTCTGGAGCGAGGCGAAAAGGTCGAGCTCGCCGGCTTGATCGAGGAGTGCTTGGCCCGATTTTCGGACCGCTTCAAAGCCAAAGGCCTCGAGGTCTCGCTGCAAGTAAGGCCGGTCGAGGTGTCGGGCGAACGCTTCCTGCTCGAGGCCGCCATCGAAAACCTTTTGCTCAATGCTCTCGATTTCAGCCCTCGGGATTCGAGCTTGGAGCTCGAGCTCGGCGAAAGCTCCGATCAAGCGGTCTTCAGCTTGGGCGACCGCGGTCCCGGCATTCCGGATTACGCGCTCAGCCGGATCTTCGAGCGTTTCTACTCATTGCCCCGGCCCGAGACCGGCAAGAAAAGCTCGGGCCTGGGCTTGAGCCTGGTCCGGGAAGTGGCGCGCCTCCATGGCGGCAAGATAGAATTGCAAAACCGGAAGGAGGGCGGCGTCGTAGCTAGGCTGACTCTGTCCAAGGTCTCGCATGAAAATTCTTCGACTTAGCTTTTTCCTCCTCTTGTTGCTCCCCTTGCCGTTGGATGCCGCGGCCGCCCGCACCCGGGAAAAACCGCCCAAGCCCAAGGCCGACCGGATCCTGATCGAAAAGGCCGCCCGCAAGATGACCCTCTTCCAGGGAACCGAAGCTCTCAAGGTCTACCGCATTGCCTTGGGACGGGAGCCCATCGGGCCTAAAAAAGAGCAGGGCGATGGCAAGACGCCCGAAGGCCGCTACACCATCGACGGCCGCAATCCCCAAAGCGCCTTCCATCTCTCGCTAAGGATTTCCTATCCCAATGCCGCCGACCGAACTCAGGCCGCCGAACGCGGCGTGAAACCCGGCGGCCAGATCATGATTCACGGCCTGCCCAACGGTATGCCGGACTTCGGCGGAACCCTCTACGATTGGACCGACGGCTGCGTCGCGGTCAGCAATGCCGAGATCGAGGAAATCTGGAAGCTGGTGCCGAACGGCACGGCGGTCGAGATCCTGCCTTAAGAATTCCCCCCTTTGAAAAAGGGGGGCCAGGGGGGATTTAAGAGACGTTGCAAAAAATCAATGTTTCTTGCCGTTGACGACCGCTGCAAAATCCCCCCTTCCCCCCTTTTTCAAAGGGGGGTTATGAGCTAGCCGCCGAGCGCTTTGCGACAACAAGTTTTGGTCTAAACGTCGGGACTTCGCCGCCTTCAACAGCGCGGCCATCGCTTCATAGTAGAGCTCGCCGTCGTAGGAAAGAAGCAGCAGGTCGACGCCGGCATTGAGCGCCTGGACCGACGCCGCTCCGACGCCGCCCTTTCGGTCGTAAATCGGAGCCATCGCCAGATCGTCGGTGACGACGATGCCTTCGTGGCCCCAGCTCAGGCGGATCAGGCCTTGGACTAGGGCCCGCGAGATCGAAGCCGGATGCTCGGGGTCGATGGCGCTGACCCGGGCGTGGCCGACCATGAGGAAGGCCGGGCTTTGGGCGAGGACCTCGCGGAAGGGCCGCCATTCCTTTTTCTCCAGCTCTTCCCGGCCGCCGGAAATTTCGCCTTCCCGCCAATGGGTATCCACCTCGACCCGGCCCAAGCCCGGGAAGTGCTTCAAGGTGCAGCGCACGCCGTTCTCTTCCAAGCCGCGGCAGTATTCGCCGGCGGCGGCGCCGACGATCGCCGGATCGGCGGCGATCGCCCGCTGGGCCAGGAGACTGGGGCCGAATTCGCCCAGCGCCGGATGCTTCAAGTCGACGACCGGACTGAAGTTGAGGTTCACCCCCAGGCCGGCCAAGGCCCGGGCTTGGAGCGCGGCGTAGTCGCGGGCGCTGCCGGTCTTGAGCCAGGCCGCCAGCGAAGGCTGGAGCGGCACCAGGGGAGAAAGCCTGGAGACCGCTCCGCCTTCCTGGTCGGTCGCTACGTAAAGCGGCGGAAGGCCGTTTTGAGCTTGGAGCTCCTGCAGCTCGGCAATTTCGGAGCGAAGCTCGACCGCGCTCTTGCCCGCGATATTGCGGGTGGTGACGAAGATGCCGCCGACCGCGCCGCGGCGAACCAGCTCGCGAATTTCGGCGAAATCTTGATAGCCCACGATGAAGTGGGAGCCATAGGTCCTCAACAATTCGGGCTCGGCCCGAAGCACCGCCGCTTTCTTTCGGCCGAATTCCAGGTTTTGGCAAAGCGCGACCGATCCGCCGAAGAGCAGGAGGATCGCCAGGGCCCTTTGCCTGCGCCATCGCCAGGCCAGGAAAAGTCCGGCGATCAAGCAAAGCCCCGGCAGGGCTTCGCGCCAGGCCAGGAAGTAGGGAGCCCGGACGCGAAGCCCGACGAAGGCGAGGGTGGCGGCAAGGAGGAGTGGGAGCGGCCAGCGCCTCATCATGATAACACCGCCACCGGCCTGTCGATCTCGTACCAGTTGATCCGGCGGGTCAGGAACATCACCAGGGCCAGGATCAGGAAGAGCCCGACCGAGCCCATCAGGAGCGAGAAGTCCTCGGCCCGCAGCAGGGTGAAGAGGTAGCCGTAGAGGCCGCTCAGGATACCTGCCATCAAGAGGGCCCGGCTTTTCTTCTGCAGCACGGTCACGAGATAAGCGGTGATCAGCACCACCGTCGCGCCGGCGGCGCATAGATAGGCCAGGCCGAAATCGATGTGCTCGGAGAGCGAGAGCAGCAGGACGTAGAAGATGCAGAGAGCCGCGCTGACCAAGAGATATTGGACCGGGTGGATTCGGGCCTTGCTCATCACCTCGAAGAGGAAAAAGGCGACGAAGGTCAGGAGGATGAAGAGCATGGCGTATTTCGCGGCCCGCTCGGTGAATTGATAGATGTCGACCGGAAGCATGAACTCGGCGCCGAAGGCTTGGGCGTAGAGATTCGGCAGCTCGCCTTCCCAAGCTTGGGGGATGGGCCGGGCGGTGGCCGGGATCTTCCATTCGGCGACGAAACCCTCGGCCTTCACCTCCCGATGCACCGGCAAGAAATTGCCGGAAAAGCTGGGATGGGGCCAATTCGACTTCAGCTTGATGTGAGTGTCGCCGGCCAAGGGCAGGAATTGGAGCTGCTTGCCGCCGCCCAAGTTGAGCTTGAGCCGGAAGTCATAGGCCGAGGTGGTCTCCTGGACCGGGACCGCGGCTTGGATCGTGGGGCCGGTGCTGCTCGAAGCCGCCGAGGGCTCGAAGCGCCGGGCATTGCCATGCCAAAGGATCTCCGGCGTCTCGCGGAGCCCGCGGAGATCGGAGAGGCTGAGCTGGACATAGGCCTTGCTCCAACGGACCTGGCTGGGCTTGATTCCGAGGCTCGCCAAGTCGGGGGTCCGGAAGACGCCGCTCATCGCCAGCTCGCCTTGGAAGACCGGGATCCGGAAAATTCCCCGGGTCAGGGTTTGGGACTTGAGCTGGCTGTCGACCTCCAGCTTCTCGGGCAGGAAGGAAGCGTAGCGCAGGTAGGTCTGGACGATTTTCTGGCCCTTGTCGTTCATGGTTTCGGTGGTCACGTCGTA
It includes:
- the creC gene encoding two-component system sensor histidine kinase CreC; its protein translation is MKLRSRIILSFTLLVGIGFYFLVRHILGELRPRYLEAVEEVLVDEANLLAASLESQMKDSTIPVASLGRAFEELKSRPIQAQIYKMRKTKVDERVYVTDGQGTVIFDSEGLDQGKNFLQWRDVYLTLRGQYGARTTRDNPNNPASSVLHVAAPIRYQGEIVGVLTLRKPTASINFFLGTARSSIILAGGIAALSVILLGALVSAWVTRPLQKLTRYARAVGEGRPAAYPKLGSSEIAEMGLAYEEMREALEGKKYVEAYVQSLTHELKSPIAAIQGAAEILQSAPEAERAKFLANIGLESQRMQRVVERLLELSGLEARRGLERGEKVELAGLIEECLARFSDRFKAKGLEVSLQVRPVEVSGERFLLEAAIENLLLNALDFSPRDSSLELELGESSDQAVFSLGDRGPGIPDYALSRIFERFYSLPRPETGKKSSGLGLSLVREVARLHGGKIELQNRKEGGVVARLTLSKVSHENSST
- a CDS encoding L,D-transpeptidase family protein, with the translated sequence MKILRLSFFLLLLLPLPLDAAAARTREKPPKPKADRILIEKAARKMTLFQGTEALKVYRIALGREPIGPKKEQGDGKTPEGRYTIDGRNPQSAFHLSLRISYPNAADRTQAAERGVKPGGQIMIHGLPNGMPDFGGTLYDWTDGCVAVSNAEIEEIWKLVPNGTAVEILP
- a CDS encoding glycoside hydrolase family 3 N-terminal domain-containing protein encodes the protein MMRRWPLPLLLAATLAFVGLRVRAPYFLAWREALPGLCLIAGLFLAWRWRRQRALAILLLFGGSVALCQNLEFGRKKAAVLRAEPELLRTYGSHFIVGYQDFAEIRELVRRGAVGGIFVTTRNIAGKSAVELRSEIAELQELQAQNGLPPLYVATDQEGGAVSRLSPLVPLQPSLAAWLKTGSARDYAALQARALAGLGVNLNFSPVVDLKHPALGEFGPSLLAQRAIAADPAIVGAAAGEYCRGLEENGVRCTLKHFPGLGRVEVDTHWREGEISGGREELEKKEWRPFREVLAQSPAFLMVGHARVSAIDPEHPASISRALVQGLIRLSWGHEGIVVTDDLAMAPIYDRKGGVGAASVQALNAGVDLLLLSYDGELYYEAMAALLKAAKSRRLDQNLLSQSARRLAHNPPLKKGGRGDFAAVVNGKKH
- the creD gene encoding cell envelope integrity protein CreD; its protein translation is MKGRFALLLKLIFIGFMTLVMLIPTLFIMNLIHERQMRREEASSEVLRGWGGGDQLIGGPVLVLPYDVTTETMNDKGQKIVQTYLRYASFLPEKLEVDSQLKSQTLTRGIFRIPVFQGELAMSGVFRTPDLASLGIKPSQVRWSKAYVQLSLSDLRGLRETPEILWHGNARRFEPSAASSSTGPTIQAAVPVQETTSAYDFRLKLNLGGGKQLQFLPLAGDTHIKLKSNWPHPSFSGNFLPVHREVKAEGFVAEWKIPATARPIPQAWEGELPNLYAQAFGAEFMLPVDIYQFTERAAKYAMLFILLTFVAFFLFEVMSKARIHPVQYLLVSAALCIFYVLLLSLSEHIDFGLAYLCAAGATVVLITAYLVTVLQKKSRALLMAGILSGLYGYLFTLLRAEDFSLLMGSVGLFLILALVMFLTRRINWYEIDRPVAVLS